The following is a genomic window from Sporosarcina jeotgali.
GAATCCTCCTTTACATTTCAGCGGGGTTCAATTTTCAGCAGTATAGATTCTTTTTTTTCTTTGACTGACAATATCCTGTTTATGCAACACTGCCGTACAGTGTGAATGCAGAAGCAACGAGCAGGAATATACCCAGTACTTTGTGATTTTCCCGGAACTGAATGAGTCCTAGGAATAAAAACAGCAAGCCGACAAATAGCTGGAAGTAAGGCATCACAGAATAATTATCAGTGACTAGTGTATAAATACCTAAAAATAAAACAATAGCTGATAAAGCTAGACCAGTAATTTTCATTTCTCTTCACCTTTCCAAACTTCATACTCAGCAGTTTCATTCACCCGAAGCATTGAATCACATTCCTATACATATTTTAGTAGATTCATCTCTTATACGAATTTCAAAAAATATAGTTTCACTGTTTGGAACATATTTTAAATTCAACACAGATGCGTTCTAGTCGATAAAAGTACTCGCCGAATATTGAATGCCATCTTTCCCAAAAGACTTTCGAGGCGCTATTTTTTCAATGTATAAGTGAAGCCTTCCTTCCCTGGAACAGTGATTTCATAAAATTCGGTAACGGTTATTCATAAAAATCTAAATAAGACTCCCCAATAACAAAAAAAGCACAATCTTAAAAACCGACTGCGCTTCTTTCTTTAAATAATAAGGTTGCGGCTTTCCCTGCGAAAGCAGGATATTGGTAAATGAAATAAATCTGCAAAGTTATGGTTGCTGAAAACCCACTGTACCCATAAGAAATACGATAAGATAAAAAATCATGGCAAGGACATTCGAAACTAATAAGGTCCCTCTGACTCCGCCTTTTATTCCAAACCAGCCTAGTATAATTCCGAGTGCACCAAAAATAAATGGAGTGAATAAACTTAAATTCATTAAAGTCACAAACAGGCTGAAGCTCCACATCGGAGTCATTATCAAAATCAATAATAGCCCTGATAATATAGAGAGTACTTTTGCACAGGTTTTTGAATCGCTCTTGACTATGAAGTAATAAATAAAAATTGCATACAGCAGCAATATCAGCCAAATGATATTTTCTCCACCCAACTTTGAATTTTCCGTTATTGGACGATTTAAGACTTTAAGCAATAAAATGATTTTTCTTAGAGTGACATGTATTCATAATGATTTGGACCGTCGGAACGTCAGCAGCATTTACAAAACTGAACCCCATATACTCAGAAATCCAATTGCTAATATTACGGATCCAATAGAAAATAAGCACACTATTAAAAGTTGACTGCCTGTAATCTTTTTAATT
Proteins encoded in this region:
- a CDS encoding DUF3953 domain-containing protein, with the translated sequence MKITGLALSAIVLFLGIYTLVTDNYSVMPYFQLFVGLLFLFLGLIQFRENHKVLGIFLLVASAFTLYGSVA